One window of the Microcoleus sp. FACHB-831 genome contains the following:
- a CDS encoding ATP-binding protein: MKRLMTPQMGSQGLVKPFLAIFLFLSVLVGAILAIVYYQEFGKIVSETSPELLQNSSGKILEAFVQLYAALLVPIGIGSWWLVLTRISHQLAQKELEQAAAELQELASHKDLLKRRLSSQVRDSLDLEIILNTAVSEIRNLLQIDRCKFLWYQPNAQEMRFELNCEACDRTLSSTTSSQADTAIALLGEAILQFDLAIAEKTLPSGLIRVNNISTDNGFNRNNRELLLGLGINSLLAVSIHTNSGRIGVIVCEHGKRIHQWSDEEVELLQAIADQLAIAINQAELYNQSRANAAIAIAQAEQLSAALENLQKTQAQLIQTEKMSSLGQLVAGVAHEINNPVNFIYGNLSHANDYSQDLLELVLLYQKYYPNPAPEIQDRAAAIDLEFLMEDMPKMLDSMKIGADRIRQIVLTLRNFSRIDEAEMKPVDIHEGIDSTLLILQNRLKAKSDPTGIKVVKEYGALPKVECYAGQLNQVFMNIISNAIDALTHYNIQRCEEETRQYPSIIKICTETLHPSHIRVRISDNGAGMTEAVKARLFDPFFTTKPADMGTGLGLSISYQIVVEKHGGSLKCISTPGQGTEFSIEIPIQQNNLNSAERSELSAIGMSS, encoded by the coding sequence ATGAAGCGACTAATGACACCGCAGATGGGTTCCCAAGGTTTAGTAAAACCATTCCTGGCTATTTTTTTATTTTTATCCGTCTTGGTGGGCGCTATTTTAGCGATAGTTTACTATCAAGAGTTTGGAAAGATTGTATCGGAAACATCTCCAGAATTATTGCAAAATAGCTCGGGGAAAATACTAGAGGCATTCGTGCAGTTATATGCAGCCTTGCTTGTCCCGATTGGCATTGGTTCTTGGTGGCTGGTGCTAACACGTATAAGTCATCAGCTGGCGCAGAAAGAACTGGAACAAGCCGCCGCTGAACTTCAAGAATTAGCGTCTCACAAAGATTTGCTAAAACGTCGATTGTCTAGCCAAGTTCGTGACTCGCTCGATCTGGAAATAATTCTGAACACGGCAGTTAGTGAAATACGCAATTTGCTACAGATCGATCGTTGCAAGTTTCTTTGGTATCAGCCCAATGCTCAGGAGATGCGCTTTGAATTGAACTGTGAAGCCTGCGATCGCACCCTGTCAAGTACAACAAGCAGCCAAGCAGATACAGCGATCGCCCTTCTAGGTGAAGCAATCTTGCAATTCGATCTAGCGATCGCTGAAAAAACCTTGCCAAGCGGTTTGATTAGGGTAAATAATATTTCTACAGATAACGGTTTTAATCGTAATAATCGAGAGCTTCTGCTTGGGTTAGGAATTAATTCTTTATTAGCTGTCTCAATTCACACTAATTCGGGTCGAATAGGTGTAATTGTCTGCGAACATGGCAAACGAATCCACCAGTGGAGCGATGAGGAGGTAGAATTGCTCCAAGCGATCGCCGATCAGTTAGCGATCGCCATCAATCAAGCAGAACTATACAATCAAAGTCGCGCTAATGCTGCTATTGCGATCGCGCAGGCTGAACAGCTAAGCGCAGCTTTGGAAAACCTCCAAAAAACCCAAGCTCAACTTATTCAGACCGAAAAAATGTCCAGTTTAGGTCAGCTAGTTGCTGGAGTAGCCCACGAAATTAACAACCCGGTTAACTTCATTTACGGCAATCTCAGCCATGCCAACGACTATAGCCAAGACTTATTAGAATTGGTACTACTCTATCAAAAATATTATCCCAATCCTGCTCCTGAGATCCAAGATCGCGCCGCAGCCATCGATCTGGAATTTCTGATGGAGGATATGCCTAAAATGCTCGACTCTATGAAAATTGGCGCTGATAGAATACGTCAGATTGTTCTAACTTTGCGGAACTTCTCCCGTATTGACGAAGCGGAAATGAAACCAGTCGATATACATGAAGGCATTGATAGCACTCTGTTAATTTTGCAAAATCGCCTGAAAGCTAAGTCAGATCCTACTGGGATTAAAGTTGTCAAGGAATATGGCGCTCTACCCAAGGTTGAATGCTACGCCGGACAACTGAATCAAGTATTTATGAATATTATTAGTAATGCAATTGATGCCCTAACTCACTACAACATTCAGCGCTGTGAAGAGGAAACTAGGCAATATCCCAGCATAATTAAAATTTGCACTGAAACTTTGCACCCCAGCCATATCAGAGTGAGAATTTCCGACAACGGAGCGGGAATGACAGAAGCCGTGAAAGCGCGTTTATTCGATCCATTCTTCACGACCAAACCCGCCGATATGGGTACAGGTCTGGGATTATCGATCAGCTATCAAATTGTGGTAGAGAAGCATGGAGGGTCGCTAAAGTGTATATCGACACCAGGACAAGGAACGGAATTTTCGATTGAAATTCCTATCCAACAAAATAATCTAAATTCTGCGGAGCGCTCAGAGTTATCAGCTATAGGAATGTCAAGTTAG
- a CDS encoding putative selenate ABC transporter substrate-binding protein produces MRKLFWSGLLVVLLPLTACSPKPSANSSTSGASEAKPLVVGAIPDQDPQKLQRQYDKLAAYLEKELGVPVKYKPVTDYAAAVTAFKVGDLELVWFGGLTGVQARLQVPGATAIAQRDVDAQFHSLFIANKKSGILPFKDISSVKQLKGRTFTFGSESSTSGRLMPQYFLQQAGLKLTDFKGEPGFSGDHDKTIKLVEAGTYDAGAVNESVWQKRVTSKEVDLNKVEVLWQTPAYYDYHWVINPEVKKRYGEDFVQKVQNAFIKLDPSVPEQKEVLDLLQAKKFIPTQNSNYAQIEAIGRDIGKIK; encoded by the coding sequence ATGAGAAAACTTTTCTGGTCTGGTTTGTTAGTTGTATTGCTGCCGTTGACGGCTTGTTCGCCCAAACCCAGCGCCAATTCCTCGACTTCTGGGGCTTCAGAGGCAAAACCTCTGGTAGTGGGTGCAATTCCAGACCAAGATCCGCAAAAGTTGCAGCGACAGTATGATAAGCTAGCCGCCTATCTAGAGAAAGAACTGGGCGTGCCTGTAAAATACAAGCCTGTTACCGACTATGCCGCAGCTGTAACCGCGTTTAAGGTGGGGGACTTGGAGTTAGTTTGGTTTGGAGGATTGACAGGAGTCCAAGCACGGTTGCAAGTGCCTGGTGCTACCGCGATCGCGCAACGCGACGTAGACGCACAATTCCACAGTCTCTTCATTGCAAACAAAAAGAGCGGGATTCTGCCATTTAAAGACATCTCCAGTGTAAAGCAACTCAAAGGACGTACCTTTACATTTGGCAGCGAATCTTCAACATCGGGACGTTTAATGCCACAATACTTCCTGCAACAAGCTGGCCTCAAACTCACCGACTTTAAAGGCGAACCAGGATTTTCTGGCGATCACGATAAAACCATCAAACTCGTTGAAGCAGGTACATATGATGCTGGCGCAGTCAATGAAAGCGTATGGCAGAAGCGGGTAACTTCTAAAGAAGTAGATTTGAACAAAGTGGAAGTCCTTTGGCAGACACCCGCCTACTACGACTATCACTGGGTTATCAATCCAGAGGTGAAAAAGCGTTACGGTGAGGATTTTGTTCAAAAAGTGCAGAATGCTTTCATAAAGCTTGACCCCAGCGTGCCCGAACAAAAGGAAGTTCTCGACCTTTTACAGGCTAAGAAATTTATTCCCACCCAAAATTCTAACTACGCTCAAATAGAAGCTATAGGTCGAGATATCGGCAAGATTAAGTGA